The following proteins are encoded in a genomic region of Nerophis lumbriciformis linkage group LG23, RoL_Nlum_v2.1, whole genome shotgun sequence:
- the LOC133622522 gene encoding filamin A-interacting protein 1-like: MRSRSSSLEDISKVKLAKEQADTQSQNSEREEPSGRPERRSRRREPPDDTGTIQRNHKATKNGRSGAEKVGRREKGRDLSRDDMVFLLSLLEGELQARDEVITVLKADKVDVALLEAKYGFVVPQKVLQALQRDAIQDKADGLQEDIYEQPMVELDKLVEKQRETYRRMLEQLLMVEQAHKQALYKMADEKRNHGDFMKKSDEFTNLLEQERERSVPIVASPMPSEVLHLGVQLVRAGPAQVQ, from the exons ATGCGCTCCCGTAGCAGCAGCCTGGAGGACATCAGCAAAGTCAAGTTAGCCAAAGAGCAAGCGGACACTCAGTCGCAAAACTCAGAGCGGGAGGAACCCTCAGGCCGGCCAGAACGGCGCAGTCGCCGTCGGGAGCCGCCAGACGACACCGGCACCATCCAACGGAACCACAAGGCGACTAAGAATGGCAGGAGCGGCGCTGAAAAGGTGGGCCGGAGGGAGAAGGGAAGGGACCTTTCCCGTGACGACATGGTCTTCCTGCTGAGTTTACTGGAGGGAGAGCTGCAG GCCAGGGATGAAGTGATCACGGTGCTGAAGGCGGATAAAGTTGATGTTGCCCTTCTGGAAGCCAAATACGGGTTTGTCGTGCCGCAAAAAGTCCTGCAGGCTCTGCAACGCGACGCCATTCAGGACAAAGCCGATGGCCTCCAGGAAGACATCTATGAACAACCCATGGTGGAG CTGGACAAGCTGGTGGAAAAGCAGAGGGAGACGTACCGCCGAATGCTGGAGCAGCTGCTGATGGTAGAGCAGGCCCACAAGCAGGCCCTGTACAAGATGGCCGACGAGAAGCGCAACCACGGCGATTTCATGAAGAAGAGTGACGAGTTCACCAACCTGCTGGAGCAGGAGCGGGAGAGGTCAGTACCAATTGTTGCATCACCGATGCCATCAGAGGTTCTTCATCTTGGGGTCCAACTTGTCAGAGCAGGGCCAGCACAGGTACAATGa